TGTCAGTGCGGGTCGACGGAGTTCCGCGAGGTCCGCGATCCAGAAACCGCCCCTCAGGAGGAAGAAGCCGACTGACCGGTTCGAAGCAGCGCGCTAGGCCTTCGCGTCGGTGCTCGAGTCCGCGTCCGTCCGGTCGAACAGGCGGTCGAGGCCGAGTGCGAGCGCGGCCGACAGGGTGGCTCCGACGAGGGCGAATCCGGCGAGCGCGACGAAGAAGGTCGCGAGGCCCGCCTCGCCGAGCAGAAATCCGCCGATGGCGATGCTGGTCGCGCCGAACCCGAACTCGCCGAGGTAGGTGTAACCGTAGGAGAGCCCGCGACTGTCGGCGGGCGTGTAGACGGCGACGGCGTTCTGGTAGAACGGCTGGATGGCGAACAGGACGAAGCCGAGGACGCCACAGAGAGCGAGCAGGGCGCCCAGGCCACGGTCGACGACGGGGACGAACGCGAGCGCGAGGGCGGCCAGGACGGCGAAGAGTGCGGCCAACCCGCGAGCCGCTGGAACGCGGTCCGTGAGCTTTCCGCCGGCGTACTGACCGGCCATGCCGACGACCAGCAGGCCGACGTAGACGTAGAAACCGGGATCGATGTCGTAGCGCTCGAGCGTCGGGAACAGTTCGAGTCCCTCGAGCGCCGGCAGGCCGGTCATGATTTCGGGCAGGTAGGTGAGCACGCCGCGGTAGTACAGCCCCTCGAAGGTGACGAGCACGAAGACGATGGCGAAGGCGCTGGCGAAGAGTGCCCGGGAGTTGGCGAGAAACTCCGGCAGCGAGAGTGCCTCGTCCGGCCCGGCGTCGACGTCGTCCGCGACCGCGGCGGTCGCGTCGAAGTTCGCACTGAGCCCGTAAGCGACGGCGACGAACCCGGGGGTCGCCAGCAGGGCGGCGACCACGGGCCACTCCAGGACGATCAACAGCGTGGCGGCGACGAACGGCCCGAGGGCGATGCCGAAGTTGCCGGCGATGCCGTGCCAGGCGAAGACGGTGCCACGCTCCTCAACGCCTGTGCTGATGAGCGCGAGTCCGGCGGGGTGGTAGACGCTGGCGGCGATACCCCACAGCAGGAGGCCGACGGCGACGGCGTAGATGGATTCCAGAATGGACGCCGCCGCGAGGACGACGAACGCGAGGCTCATCCCCAGCAGACAGAGCAGGATGAGCCGCTTCGGGCCGTACCGGTCGGCGAGGACGCCGCCGGGAAGGGCGCCGATGCCGAAGGGGGCGTACCCCAGCGCGACGACGAACCCGACGAGGGTGACGCTCACGTCGAACTCGGCGAGCCAGACGACGAGGAATATCGGGATCGAGGTCTCGAACCAGTGGACGAGGGCGTGACCCGCCATGGTGAAACCGGCGATCGAGCGGTCGTTCGAATCGAGAGACATGCGAGTCAGTGGTCAAACGGCTGGCGCCGGGGTACTTAGCCACTCGGAAATCGGCAGGGTGGTAGGCGACGTTCTGTGGCCGCGATCGTGGAGGTCGAGGACGAGGACGAGGTCGGGGTGGAAGACGAGGTCACGACCGAGAACACGACGTCAGTCCCCCCACGCTTTTATCGAATACCGGTGTGTGACGGGGTATGGCGGATCGGACGATCGGCTACGCCGACGAGATGGAGTACACGACCCTGGGCGAGACGGGACTCGAGGTCTCTCGTCTCTGTCTGGGCTGCATGAACTTCGGGAGCGCCGAGCCCTGGATGATCGACGAC
This region of Natronosalvus halobius genomic DNA includes:
- a CDS encoding MFS transporter codes for the protein MSLDSNDRSIAGFTMAGHALVHWFETSIPIFLVVWLAEFDVSVTLVGFVVALGYAPFGIGALPGGVLADRYGPKRLILLCLLGMSLAFVVLAAASILESIYAVAVGLLLWGIAASVYHPAGLALISTGVEERGTVFAWHGIAGNFGIALGPFVAATLLIVLEWPVVAALLATPGFVAVAYGLSANFDATAAVADDVDAGPDEALSLPEFLANSRALFASAFAIVFVLVTFEGLYYRGVLTYLPEIMTGLPALEGLELFPTLERYDIDPGFYVYVGLLVVGMAGQYAGGKLTDRVPAARGLAALFAVLAALALAFVPVVDRGLGALLALCGVLGFVLFAIQPFYQNAVAVYTPADSRGLSYGYTYLGEFGFGATSIAIGGFLLGEAGLATFFVALAGFALVGATLSAALALGLDRLFDRTDADSSTDAKA